Proteins from a genomic interval of Capsicum annuum cultivar UCD-10X-F1 chromosome 4, UCD10Xv1.1, whole genome shotgun sequence:
- the LOC107867680 gene encoding SKP1-interacting partner 15 has product MEFSPLNRLPQDTIHQIFSHLTLREIIISKCVCKSLNSTLSSPSFLHLISTQQPPLSLLALRPSHRTHSHNNNNSNNNSSNSNSALHVFDTMLNYWFRFPLSFLPFRSHYPITSSHGLLYLWAEGPTGPMGPTANSKTLVVCNPLTRQFKLLPQLGSAWCKHGSVLVGSPNQVLVLTELAAIYFSGSMTANNWLKFSSNLPSKPRSPILISDSILALCDVGSPWRSQWKLFRSTVKDLQFSQQWIRLEKHEWGDIFDIMKRPRLLAGKNDKVLMIGGLKSSYSLHSTCSTILILRLDMECLEWEEAGRMPPEMFRYFQDSSKFKVFGGGSRVCFSGKRVGRLALWEENECGKGEWRWISGIPGNSDGLYRGFVFEARLNAVP; this is encoded by the coding sequence ATGGAGTTTTCCCCTTTAAATCGACTCCCACAAGATACCATTCATCAGATCTTTTCCCATTTAACCCTCCGTGAAATCATAATTTCCAAATGTGTCTGCAAATCCCTCAACTCAACTCTCTCATCGCCGTCGTTTCTCCACCTTATCTCCACCCAACAACCACCACTCTCTCTCCTTGCCCTCCGCCCCTCCCACCGTACTCACtcccacaacaacaacaacagcaacaacaattcATCTAATTCCAATTCTGCCCTCCATGTGTTCGACACAATGCTTAACTACTGGTTCCGTTTTCCCCTTTCGTTCCTCCCCTTCAGATCTCACTACCCCATCACTTCCTCTCATGGCCTTCTGTATCTCTGGGCTGAGGGACCCACTGGACCCATGGGCCCCACTGCAAATAGCAAAACCCTAGTTGTTTGTAACCCGTTAACTCGGCAGTTCAAGCTCCTTCCACAATTGGGTTCAGCTTGGTGTAAACACGGGTCGGTTCTTGTGGGTTCACCGAATCAGGTTTTAGTGTTGACTGAGCTAGCTGCAATTTACTTTTCTGGGTCGATGACTGCCAATAATTGGCTGAAATTTTCGTCTAATTTACCATCGAAACCTAGGAGTCCGATATTGATTTCGGATTCCATTTTAGCTCTTTGTGATGTTGGGTCTCCGTGGCGGAGTCAATGGAAGCTGTTTAGATCGACTGTTAAGGATTTGCAGTTTAGTCAACAATGGATTAGGTTAGAAAAGCATGAATGGggtgatatttttgatataatgaaacGACCCAGATTGCTTGCTGGTAAAAATGATAAGGTGTTGATGATTGGTGGGTTGAAATCGTCGTATTCGTTGCATAGCACATGCTCCACGATTTTGATACTTAGATTGGATATGGAGTGTTTGGAATGGGAAGAAGCTGGGAGAATGCCGCCTGAGATGTTTAGGTATTTTCAAGATTCGAGTAAGTTCAAGGTGTTTGGCGGAGGGAGTAGAGTTTGTTTTTCGGGTAAGAGGGTGGGAAGATTGGCGCTTTGGGAAGAAAATGAGTGTGGGAAAGGGGAATGGCGGTGGATCAGTGGCATTCCAGGGAATAGCGATGGACTTTATCGTGGATTCGTGTTTGAGGCTCGACTAAATGCAGTGCCTTAG